The window TCCGGCGGTGGCGCCGCCGAGCAGGTAGGAGTGGGCCATGTTGTTGGCGCCGTCGCCCAGGTAGGCGAGGGTGAGCCCGGCCAGGTCGCCCTTGTGCTCGCGGACGGTCTGCAGGTCGGCCAGGATCTGGCAGGGGTGGAACTCGTCGGTGAGGGAGTTGACCACCGGGACGGAGATGTGGGCGGCCAGGGTCTCCAGGTCGCTCTGGGCGAAGGTGCGCCACACGACGGCGGCGACCTGGCGTTCCAGGACGCGGGCGGTGTCCTCCAGGGGCTCGCCGCGGCCCATCTGGGTGCTCGCGGTGTCCAGGACCAGGGCGCTGCCGCCCAGGTCGGCCACGCCCACGGCGAAGGACAGCCGGGTTCGGGTGGAGGGCTTGTCGAAGAGCAGGGCGACGGTGCGCGGACCGGCGAGCGGCCGGTGGCCGAAGCGGTCCTTCTTCATGTCGTCGGCGAGGTCGAGGACCCGGGCCTGTTCGTCCGGGGTCAGGTCGTCGTCGCGCAGGAAGTGGCGGGTCACGGCTACTGCTGCTCCTTCGTCGCTGCGGCCTCGGCTGCGTCCAGGATGGTGGGCAGCGCCTCGATGAACAGGCCGATCTGTTCGGGTGTGATGACCAGGGGCGGGGCGATCCGGATCGCGTGCGGCGCCACGGCGTTGACGAGGAAGCCGCGGACGGCCGCCTGTTCCTGCACGTGGGCGGCGTGCGGCGCGGTGAGCTCCAGGGCCCGCCACAGTCCGCTGCCGCGCTGTCCGGCCAGCAGGGGGTGGTCGATGGTGTCGAGCTGCTCGGCGAGCAGGTCGCCCATGACCGCGGTGTGGGCGAGCAGGTTCTCGCTCTCGATGGTGTCGAGGACGGCGAGGGCCGCCGCGCAGGCCACCGGGTTGCCGCCGAAGGTGGAGCCGTGGTCGCCCTTGGCGAAGGCGTCGGCGTAGCGGCCGAAGCCGACGCAGGCGCCGATGGGCAGGCCGCCGCCCAGGCCCTTGGCGAGGGTGAGCACGTCGGGGCGCACGTCCTCGGCCTGGTGGGCGAACCAGAGGCCGGTGCGGCCGATGCCGCTCTGGATCTCGTCGAGGACGAAGGCGGCGCCGGTGTCGTCGCAGATCCGCCGGACCCCGGCGAGGTACCCCTCGGGGGCGGGGACGACCCCGGCCTCGCCCTGGGTGGGTTCGGTGAACACCGCGACGCAGTGCTCGTCGACGGCGTCGGCGAGGGCGTCCAGGTCGCCGTGGGGCACGAAGCGCACGTCCATGCCGAAGGGGCCGAAGGGCTCGCGGATGGCCTCCTTGCCGGTGAGGGCGAGGGCGCCGGAGGTGCGGCCGTGGAAGCCGTGGGACGCGGCGACGAAGTAGTGGCGGCCGGGCCCGGCGGCGCGCTTGACCAGCTTGAGCGCGGCCTCGTTGGCCTCGGTGCCGGAGTTGGTGAAGAAGACCTTGGCGTCGCCGCCCACGAGGCCGATCAGGCGCTCGGCGAGTTGGACCTCGCGTTCGTGGACGAACAGGTTGCTGGTGTGGGCGAGCGTGGCCGCCTGGTGGGCGACCGCCTTGACCAGTGCGGGGTGCCCGTGTCCGAGGCTGGAGACGGCGATCCCGGCGATGAGGTCGAGGTACTGGCGGCCGTCGGCGTCGTAGACCTCGCAGCCGCGCCCGAGGGTGAGGGCGATGGGCGGGACGCCGTAGGTGGGCATGAGCGAGGCGGCGAAGCGCTCGCGCAGGTGGGAACCGTTGGTCACTGTGCGCCTCCTGCGTTGGTGACGGTGGTGTGGTTGTCGCGCCAGGGGCGCGGAGCGTGGTCGTTGCCCGCGAGCAGGGCGGCCTCCAGTTCCTCGTCGGCGACCATGGTGCCCACGCCCTGGTCGGTGAAGACCTCCAGGAGCAGGGAGTGGGGCACGCGGCCGTCGATGATGTGGGCCTGGGGGACGCCGCCCTCCACGGCGTTCAGGCAGGCCTCCATCTTGGGGAGCATCCCCGAGGACAGGGAGGGCAGCAGCGCGCGCAGTTCGTCGGCGTTCAGACGACTGATCAGCTCGGTGTTGCTGGGGTAGTCGGAGAACAGGCCCTCGACGTCGGTGAGCACGATGAGCTTGCTGGCGCCCAGGGCCACCGCGAGGGCGGAGGCGGCGGTGTCGGCGTTGACGTTGTAGACGCCGCCGTCGTCGGCGCGGGCGACGCTGGAGACCACGGGGATGCGGCCGTCGTCCAGAAGCGCGGCGACGGCTCCGGGGTCGACCCCGGTGATCTCGCCGACGCGGCCGATGTCGACGGTCTCTCCGTCCACCTCGACGGTCTTGCGCACGGCGGACAGCAGGTTGGCGTCCTCGCCGGACATGCCGACGGCGAAGGGGCCGTGCTGGTTGACCAGGCCGACGATCTCGCGGTTGACCTGGCCGGTGAGGACCATGCGGACGATGTCCATGGCCTCGTCGGTGGTCACGCGCAGCCCGGCGGTGAAGGTGGACTCCACTCCGGCGCGTTCGAGCTGGGCGCTGATCTGGGGTCCGCCGCCGTGCACGACGACGGGGCGCAGGCCCGCGTAGCGCAGGAAGACGACGGACTCGGCGAAGCGGGCCCGCAGTTCCTCGCTGATCATGGCGTTGCCGCCGTACTTGACCACGACGGTGCGGCCGTGGAAGCGGGAGAGCCAGGGCAGCGCCTCGATGAGGTGGGCCGCCTTGTCCAGGGCGTGGGCCCTGGCCGGGTCGTCGGTGGTGTGGGGTGAGCGCGCGATCATGAGTTCTGGGCCCGGTCGTGGTCGGTGGCGGGGGTGTCGGCGCGCAGCTGGGTGGCCAGCTCGGCCAGCACCTCGGTGAGCAGTGCGGCGAGGTCGTCCTCGCGGGGGGACGTGCCGCTGGCTCCGCTGGCCATGAGCAGCACGGTGTCGTTGGCGGCGGTCAGGGGGCCGAGGGAGGCCGCGACGGCGTCGGCGAGCAGGCGCCGGCACTGGTCGGCGGTGACGTCGGCGTCGGTGGTGAGCACGCACAGCGCGGTGGACAGGGAGGCGTCCGGGCCCTTGGCCATGGCGCCGACGGTGTAGCCGTCGCCGCGCCGGAAGGCGATCTTGGCGACGGTGTCGGTGGTGCGGATCGCGTCCGCGGCGTCCAGCCCGCCGCCGCGCGAGGCCTGGGCCAGGGCGGCCGTGACGCCCCGGAGCAGGGCGTCGGGACCGGTGCGCCCGCCCACGGGTCCGGCCGAGCAGAGCACGACCTCGGCGGCGGAGTCGTCGAGCAGGTCCGCGGTGTGCTCGGCGGCGGCGTGGACCTCCTGGAAGCCCGCGTCGCCCCCGCCGGAGTCGATGACGGCGGCTCGCACGCGCTCGCCGAGGAGGACCTGCTGGGACCACAGGACGGGGGCGGCCCTGTCCTCGGCGGCGGTGAAGACGGCTCCGGCGGCACGGGAGGGGCCGTCGTTGACGACCACGGCGACGTCCCGGGCGCCGCCGTCCCTGAGCCCGGCGGCGACCCCGGCCGCCCGGAAGCCCCGGGGCGCGGTGACGCTCACGGGGCGACCGCCGCGAGCGGGAGGCCGGTGTCCTCGGGCAGGCCGAGGGCGAGGTTGGTGCTCTGGACGGCGCCGCCCGCGGTGCCCTTGGTGAGGTTGTCCAGGGCGGCGACGGCGACCATGCGGCCCGCGTCGGGGTCGACGGTGACCTGCACGAGGGTGGTGTTGGCAGCGAGCGTCATGGCGGTGCTGGGCCAGGTGCCCTCGGGGAGCAGGTGGACGAAGGGCTCGTCGGCGTAGGCGGTCTGGTAGGCCGCGCGGACCCGCTCGGCGGTGGCGCCCTCCTTCAGGGGCGCGGTGCAGGTGGCCAGGATGCCGCGGGGCAGCGGGGCCAGGACCGGGGTGAAGGAGAGCCTGACCGGTTCGCCGGTGACCGCGGTGAGGTTCTGGATGATCTCGGGGTTGTGCCGGTGGGTGCCGCCGACCCCGTAGGGGCTGAGCGCGCCCATGACCTCGCTGCCGACGAGGTTGGGCTTGGGCGCCTTGCCCGCGCCGGAGGTGCCCGTGACGGCGACGACGGTCAGGTCGGGCTCGACGAGCTGTTCGGCCAGTCCCGGGAAGAGGGCCAGTGTGGCGACGGTGACGTGGCAGCCGGGGACGGCGACGCGGCGGGCGCCGGCGAGTCGCTCGCGCTGTCCGGGGAGTTCGGGGAGACCATAGGGCCAGGTCCCGGCGTGCGGGGTGCCGTAGAAGCGTTCCCAGGCGGCGGCGTCGTTGAGGCGGAAGTCGGCGCCGCAGTCGACCACGAGGGTGTCGTCTCCGAGCTGCTGGGCGATGTCGGCGGACTGGCCGTGCGGGAGGGCCAGGTAGACGACGTCGTGGCCGCGCAGCTCCTCGACGGTGGTGGGCGCCAGGATCCGGTCGGCCAGCGGCAGCAGGTGCGGCTGGTGCTGGATGAGGGGGGTCCCGGCGTTGCCTCCTGCGGTGACCGCGCCGATGGAGATCTCGGGGTGTCCCAGGAGCAGGCGCAGCAGCTCGCCTCCCGCGTAGCCGCTGGCTCCGGCGATGGCCGCTGTGTGTCCCATGGTGGTGCCCCCTGATCAGTTCGACTGAACTATCATGCACTCACATGCAAATGTATGCAACCAGATTCGCCGAGGCCCCCGCCACTGTGCGCGGGGTCTCATGGCGACCGATCGGTGTGCTGGGAATGCCCCCGGGGCCGGGGCAGAGCGCTCCGGTGGCCGTCACCACGCGCCCGTGTGCGTACGGATTCCCCGTCCGCACCGGGGGTGCCCCTTTTCGGGCGGCCCCGGCCAGGCACCCGTAGAAGCCGGGCTGAGCCTGGAGCCAGCGCGGTCGGCGCGGGACCTCCCGGTGACAGCGACCACGCCCCCTGGAACCCGGGCTGGCGGGAAGGCCCCGGGGCTGGCGTACGACCTCCCCGCGCCGCTCCCCGCGTCAGCGGCCCGAGATACGGGTGGCGATCCCGGCCAGACGCGAGGTGTGCGCCCTGTCCTCGGTCCGCGACTCGCGGCGGTCGGCGCTCCGGTACAGCCCGTGGATGACCTGCGTGCCCACCCAGCGCAGGGGCTCGGGCTCCCAGCCGCGGTCGCGGTGGCCCACCCACGGCAGGCGGGTCAGGTCGGTCTCGCGGCGCAGGACCAGGTCGCGCAGGGTGCGCCCGGCCAGGTTGCTGGCGGCCACGCCGCTGCCCGCGTAACCGCCCGCCCAGCCCAGGCCGGTCTCGGCGTCCAGGTGCACGGTGGGACGCCAGTCGCGCGGCACCCCCAGCACACCGGACCAGGCGTGCTCGACCGGCACGTCGGCCACATCGGGGAACATGCGGGTGAGCGCCCGCCACAGTTCGGCGATGGCCTGCGGCTGGGTGGCGCCCTCCTCCTCCTGGGCCGAGCCGAAGCGGTGCGGGACGCCGCGCCCGCCGATCGCGATGCGGTCGTCGGCCGTGCGCTGGGCGTAGACGTGGGAGTGGGCGGTGTCGCCCAGCAGCTCCCGGCCCTCCCAGCCGATCTTCTCCCAGAGTTCGGCGGGAACGGGCTCGGTGACGATCATCGAGGAGTTCACCGGCTGCCAGTCGCGGCGCTGTCCGCGCAGGGTGGAGGTGAAGCCCTCGGTGGCGCGCACGACGTGGTCGGCGTAGACGGTGCCGTGCCCGGTGACGACCGCCGGGCGGGCCGCGCCCTGGCGGGGGCGGATCTCCTCCACCTCGGTGCCCTCGAAGAGGGCCACGCCCAGGTCCTCCACCACCCGGGCCAGCCCCGTGACCAGCTTGGCGGGCTGCACGCGGGCGGCGTGCGGCGAGTAGGCGCAGGCGACGGCCCCCGACACCGACAGCCGGGGCTCGTGCTCACCGTCGAGCAGGTGGATGTCGTCGGGCCAGTAGCCCCACTCCTGGAGGTACTCGATGTCCTCGGCCAGGCGCTGGCGCTGGGCGGCGTTGGTGGCCACCAGGCGCATGCCGCCGCGGACGACGTCGGCGTCGACGCCCTCGGCCTCGGCGACCGAGACCACCTCGGTGACGGTGTCCATCATCGCCCGCTGCAGGGCGACCATCGCGGCCTTGCCGTGTGACTGCGCGTAACGCTCGCGGGAGCCCGCGAACTCCGCGGACAGCCACCCTCCGTTGCGGCCCGAGGCGCCGAACCCGGCGAACTCACGTTCGACCACCGCCACGCGCAGGTCCGGCTGCTCCTTCTTGAGGTAGTAGGCGGTCCACAGGCCCGTGTACCCGGCTCCGACCACGCAGACGTCGTAGTCAGCGGTGCCGGGCAGGGGTGCGCGGCGCTCGGGGAGCCCGGTCTCGCGGAACCAGAAGGAGACGCCTCCGTTGGCGAAGCGCGAGGACCGTGGAATCGCTCTCATCTGCGCGGCAGTGGTGAACAGACCCATGTTTCCCCCCGAAAAACTGTGCGCTCACGGTCCACCCCGCGGGACCCACGAACTTCCGCCAACCTACACGGGAACGGCGGCCGGTGGGATGTCCTCCCCGCCTTCGGGTCCGGTGGCGCACCGGCGGGGCGTGGATTCGGCTACCCAGAGTTCCGACACGAACGCGCCGTCAGCAGCAGGAGCTGTCACGGAGCGTACGCGCGATGGCGGCGAGCCGGCGCACCCCGTCCTCGCCGAGCGGGCCCAGGACGTGTTCGCGCAGCCGCTCGACGTGTCTGGTGCGCGCCTGGCCGATGAAGTCCAGGCCGCTGTCGGTGAGGACGGCGTAGACGACCCGGCGGTCCGAGGCGCAGTTCTCCCGTTCCAGGTAGCCCTCGCGCTCCAGGCGGTCCGCGAGCTTGGTGAACCCGCCCGTGCTCAGGCTGACCTCACGGGCCAGGCGGCTCATGGGCAGCCGGTGGCCGGGTGTGCGCTGGAGGCGTATGAGCACCTCGAACCACGGTCCGGCCATGTCCTTGCCGTCCGGGGTGATGCCGCCCAGGAGCTTGGGCTGAACGACGTTCATGGCCTCGTGGACCAGCCCCCATGCGGTGATGAGGTCGTCGTCGCTCGTCGCGCCGCCCGCGTCACCCGCCCCGCTCGCGCCGCCCGTGGCCTCCATCGGCTCTGTGGTCATGTCCGCTCCCTGTCCCTCCCCGGGGCGGACGCCGACGCGCATCCAACCCACAAGAAATATCTTCCCAGTAAATTTTACTCGACGCGGAACGTTTCGCCCAGTGGATTTGTCCCGAACACGTCACACCCGGCGCACGGGGTCGCGCACCGGGTCGGGAAGGCGGCTGTGGGAAGGGGTCGGAGGAGGGCGGTCGTGGAACGAGGTTTCCTCCACGGGGCCCCGCCGACGACACGGCGGGGCCCCGCGGTCAGTGCCGGGCCGCGACCGCGTCCAGCGCGGCCGACAGGGTGGACACCATGTGGTCGATCTGCTCCCAGGTGATGATGAGCGGCGGCGAGACGAGCAGCGCCGTCGGGATCGGCCGTACGATCACACCGCGGGCCCGCGCCTCGGCGAACACCTCCTGGGTGGTGATCCCCCGCCCGTTCAGTGCCTCCTCGGTGAGTTCCACCGCGCCCATGACGCCCAGGCCCGAGCGGACCTCGGCCACCATCGGGTGGTCGGCCAGGCCGCGCAGGGCGCCGTCCAGCTGGCGCTCGATCTCCAGCGACACCGTGAACAGGTCCTCGCGCTCCAGGATGTCCAGGTTGGCCATCGCCGCCGCGCACGCCGTCGGGTGCCCGGCGTAGGTGGTTCCGTGCAGGAACGGGTTGCCCTCGCCGTTGTAGAAGGGGTCGGCCACGCGTCCGCTGACCACGACGCCGCCCAGCGGCAGGTACCCGCTGGAGACGCCCTTGGCGAAGACGATCATGTCCGGGTCGACACCGAAGCGCTCGATGCCGAACCAGTTCCCCAGCCGGGCGAAACCGCAGATGACGCTGTCCACGACGAACAGCACGCCGTACTTGTGGCAGATCCGCGACACCTCGGCGAAGTAGTTCTCCTCCGGCAGGAAGACCCCGCCCGCGCCGACCACCGGCTCGGCGAAGAAGGCCGCGACCCGCTCGGGGCCGACCCTGAGGATCTCCGCCTCCAGGGCCTCGGCCGAGTCGTGGGGCACCACGGAGGTGTCCTCGACCAGCCTGCCGTAGCCGCTGCGGAACCGGTCCATGCCCGAGATGCTCGTGCCGAACCCGTGCAGACCGTGGTAACCGCCGGTCCGGCTGATCAGGTGGGTGCGCCCGGGCTGGCCGGTCACCGCCCAGTACCGCCGCGCCAGCTTGGCGGCCGTGTCGATGGACTCCCCTCCCCCGCAGGTCAGGATCACCCGCGGGTCGGCCACCGGGGCGTGCGAGGCCAGGCGTTCGCACAGTTCCACGGCGGGCCCGTTGGCGAAGTCCCCGTAGACCGTGTAGGCGTCCAGGGTGCTGATCTGGCGGTGGACCGCGTCCGCGATCTCGGTACGGCCGTGGCCGACGTTGCAGTACCAGAGGCTGGCCGTACCGTCCAGGTAGCGGTCCCCGGAGCTGTCCCAGAGCCACACGCCCTCGGCGCGGGCCACCATGAACTCCGGACCCCTGACCACCGTGTTCATATCGCAGAAGGTGTGCCAGAGGCGGCTGGGCTCCCGCTGTTGCGTGGGAGTGAGTGCGGACGAGACAACCGTTTCGGTCATATGGCGACCTCCGAGCCGTGTCATGCGCGAGAGCGCAGTGGAAAACTCAGGTTGATCCAGCCTGCACACGGGCGCCCGTTGGTGGCAGGTGCTTGCAGGCTAAGCGTGCGACCCGCCTCACAGCAAGAGCCAAAACGAAGATCCATGCCCCGAAACACAAACTTCATGCCGGCTACCCTCGGGGGTCGGCGCCAAAACCCTTGCTGGGCTGGAAAAACTCGCCGAAAAACAATCTGGAATCCGGGCCCGCCGCCGGAGCTTTCACCGATACGGCTGGCGTGGCGTGACGGTGTGCGACCCGCGCGCCACACGCGGCGCGCGGCCCCGCGTACACACGAGGGCGGGGCCGGCCACCCCGTACTCGGGAAGTGACCGGCCCCGCCCTGACCCAAACACCCGCGCCTCGACCGCGCGGAACAGGCCTTCCCCGTCAGCCGCGCAGGACGGCACCCGTGCGCTCGGTCGCCAGGGCGACGGCCGCGTCGCGGGCCGCTCCGGCCTCCTCCGCCGTCAGCGTCCGGTCGGCGGCCCGGAAGCGCAGGGCGAAGGCCACCGACTTGCTGCCCTCGCCGACCTGGTCGCCGGTGTAGACGTCGAACAGGCGCACGCTCTCCAGCAGTTCACCGGCGCCCTCGGCCAGCGCGGCGCTGACCCGCCCGACCGGCACCGAGGAGTCCACGACCAGGGCCACGTCCTGCGTGGCCACCGGGTACGTGGAGATCTCCGGCGCGGTGACCGGGGTGCGGGCCCGCTCGATCCGGTCGAGTTCGACCTCCACGGCGGCCGTGCGCTCGGGCAGCCCGAAGGCCTGGACGGTGCGCGGGTGCAGCTCTCCGGCGTGGCCCACGAGCAGGCGCTCCCCGTCCACGCGCACGTACAGCGCGGCGCAGCGGCCCGGGTGCCACGGGGCGTGCTGGTCGGCCTCGACCTCCAGCTCGACCCCCGCCACGCGGGCGACGTCGCGCGCGGTCTGGACCGCGTCGGCCCAGCCGGCCTCCCGGCCCGGGCCCCACCATCCGGCGCGTTCGGCGTGGCCGGAGATCACCGCGCCCACCCGGCGCGGCTGGTCCGGCAGGGCCGCCTCGATCCGGGCCAGCTCCTCGGCGTCGGGCCCGCGGTCCACCGCGAGCATGGGCGCGCGGGGGGCGCCGGGCCTGGGCCGGTAGACCAGGCCCGTCTCGTACAGGGCCACGTCGGTGAACCCGCGGCCCGTGTTGCGGGCCAGCGCCTTGAACAGCCCCGGCAGCAGCGTGGTGCGCAGCAGCGGCTCGCCCTCGTTGAGCGGGTTGGCCAGGCGCAGGGCGTCGCGGCGGTCGTCGTCGGCCGCCAACTGGAGGCCGTCGAGGTCGCGTTCACCGACGAAGGGGTAGTTCAGCACCTCGTGGAAGCCGGTCCCGGCCAGGGCGCGGCCGACCGCGCGGCGCAGACGCTGGCTCGCGGTCAGGCCGCGGCCCGAGGCGCGCGGGCGGATCGAGGGGATGTTCTCGTAACCCTCGAAGCGGATGACCTCCTCGGCGAGGTCGTTGGGGTCGGTGATGTCGGGTCGCCAGCTGGGCGGAACGACCCTCAGCAGGTCCCCGTCGGCCTCCACCTCGCAGCCGACGGCGCGCAGCCAGCGCTGCGTGGTGCCCTCGGGGTAGTCCACCCCGGCGACGGCGCCCGCGTGGGAGGCCCGTACCGTGACCGGCTCGCGCGCGGCGGTGCGGTCCAGGTGGGTGTAGGCGGTCTCGACGGTGGCGCCGCCCAACTCCGCGAGCAGTTCGACCGCGCGTGTGGCGGCGGCCAGCTGCACGGCCGAGTCCACGCCCCGCTCGAAGCGGCGGGAGGACTCCGAGGACAGCTGGTGGCGCCGCGAGGCGCGGGCGATGTGCATGGCGTCGAAGTGCGCGGCCTCGACCAGCACCTCGGTGCTGGTCAGGGAGATCTCCGTGGTCAGGCCGCCCATGACCCCGGCGATGTTGACCGGGCCGCTGTCGTCGGCGATGACGATGTCGTCGGTGTCCAGGGAGCGCTGGACGTGGTCCAGGGTCTCCAGCTTCTCCCCCGCCTCGGCGGCGCGCACCCGCAGGGCCCCCCGCAGCTGGGCGCGGTCCCAGGCGTGCAGCGGCTGGCCGAGTTCGAGCATCACGTAGTTGGTGACGTCGACGGCCAGGGAGATGGGGCGCACGCCGCACTGGTGCAGGCGGCGCTTCATCCACAGCGGGCTGGGCGCGTCGGGGTCGAACCCGGTGGCGCCGCGCAGGACGTAGCGGTCGCACAGGGCCGGGTCGATCTCGGCGGGGTGGCCCTCGCCGCCGGACTCGGCGACGGCGACGTCGGCCGGGTCGTGGAAGTCCACCCCGTACAGCGCGGCGGCGTCGCGGGCCACGCCGCGCAGGGACAGCGCGTAGCCGCGGTCGGGCGTGACGGCGATGTCCAGGACGTCCTCGCGCAGGCCGAGCGGCCCGATGGCGTCCTCGCCCACCGCGCCGAAGCCCTCGGGCAGCACGATGATGCCGCTGTGGTCCTCCCACAGGCCCAGCTCGCTGGCCGAGCAGATCATGCCCGCCGACATCCGGCCGTAGGTCTTGCGGGCGCCGATCCGGAAGCCGCCGGGCAGTTCGGCGCCGGGCAGGCAGACCACGACCAGGTCGCCCTCGGAGAAGTTGCGGGCGCCGCAGACGATCTCCTGCGGCTCTCCGGTGCCGTTGGCCCCGCCCACGTCCACCCGGCAGTAGCGGATGGGCTTCTTGAACCCGGTCAGCTCCTCGATCTCCAGCACGCGGCCGTACACGATGGGGCCGGTGATGTCGGAGCCGAGCTCGTCGACGGTCTCGACCTCCAGGCCCGCCAGCGTGAGGCGGCCGGCGAGTTCGCGGGCGGTGGTGCCGACCGGAAGGTCGACGTACTCCCGCAGCCAGCTCAGGGGGACGCGCATCAGTTCTCACTCCCGAACGCCGAGGTGAAGCGGATGTCGCCCTCGACCATGTCGTGCATGTCGCGCACCCCGTGCGCGAACATCAGTGTCCGTTCGATTCCCAGGCCGAAGGCCCAGCCCGTGTAGACCTCGGGGTCCACGCCCGCGGCGGTGAGCACGCGGGGGTTGACCACGCCGCAGCCGCCGATCTCGATCCAGCCCTCGCTGGAGCAGGTGCGGCAGGGCGCGTCCGGGTCGCCCACGGAGGCGCCCCGGCACACGAAGCACTCCATGTCGACCTCGGCGGAGGGCTCGGTGAAGGGGAAGTAGGAGGCGCGGAAGCGCGTGCGCAATCCCTCGCCGAACACGCCCTCGACGTAGGCGTCGATGGCTCCGCGCAGGTGGGCCAGGGTGACGCCCCGGTCCACGAC is drawn from Nocardiopsis dassonvillei subsp. dassonvillei DSM 43111 and contains these coding sequences:
- the pheT gene encoding phenylalanine--tRNA ligase subunit beta; protein product: MRVPLSWLREYVDLPVGTTARELAGRLTLAGLEVETVDELGSDITGPIVYGRVLEIEELTGFKKPIRYCRVDVGGANGTGEPQEIVCGARNFSEGDLVVVCLPGAELPGGFRIGARKTYGRMSAGMICSASELGLWEDHSGIIVLPEGFGAVGEDAIGPLGLREDVLDIAVTPDRGYALSLRGVARDAAALYGVDFHDPADVAVAESGGEGHPAEIDPALCDRYVLRGATGFDPDAPSPLWMKRRLHQCGVRPISLAVDVTNYVMLELGQPLHAWDRAQLRGALRVRAAEAGEKLETLDHVQRSLDTDDIVIADDSGPVNIAGVMGGLTTEISLTSTEVLVEAAHFDAMHIARASRRHQLSSESSRRFERGVDSAVQLAAATRAVELLAELGGATVETAYTHLDRTAAREPVTVRASHAGAVAGVDYPEGTTQRWLRAVGCEVEADGDLLRVVPPSWRPDITDPNDLAEEVIRFEGYENIPSIRPRASGRGLTASQRLRRAVGRALAGTGFHEVLNYPFVGERDLDGLQLAADDDRRDALRLANPLNEGEPLLRTTLLPGLFKALARNTGRGFTDVALYETGLVYRPRPGAPRAPMLAVDRGPDAEELARIEAALPDQPRRVGAVISGHAERAGWWGPGREAGWADAVQTARDVARVAGVELEVEADQHAPWHPGRCAALYVRVDGERLLVGHAGELHPRTVQAFGLPERTAAVEVELDRIERARTPVTAPEISTYPVATQDVALVVDSSVPVGRVSAALAEGAGELLESVRLFDVYTGDQVGEGSKSVAFALRFRAADRTLTAEEAGAARDAAVALATERTGAVLRG